A region from the Leopardus geoffroyi isolate Oge1 chromosome E3, O.geoffroyi_Oge1_pat1.0, whole genome shotgun sequence genome encodes:
- the LOC123589480 gene encoding 60S ribosomal protein L37-like, giving the protein MMKGTSSFGKHCNKTHVLCHRPKAHHLQKKKSTCGKCDYSAEQKSAKAKRRKTTRTSRTRQVKIVYRGVRRGFCEGTTPKPKRAAVAASVLLKDFNN; this is encoded by the exons ATGATGAAGGGGACATCATCATTTGGAAAGCACTGCAATAAGACACACGTGTTGTGCCACCGCCCTAAGGCCCACCACCTTCAGAA aaagaaatcaacctGTGGCAAATGTGACTATTCTGCCGAGCAGAAGAGTGCCAAGGCTAAAAGACGAAAAACCACCAGGACCAGTCGAACCAGGCAAGTAAAAATTGTGTACCGTGGAGTCAGGCGTGGATTCTGTGAAGGAACAACGCCTAAACCCAAGAGGGCAGCTGTTGCAGCATCAGTTCTTCTTAAGGATTTCAACAATTAG